GCATTAAAATGTGTCTATTTTACAAGCCTGACACTTCGGTATTGCCCATTCTCTAAGCATACAACTCTGATATAAGACGACAAATTTAGTTAGACTGCTTGCAAAGCTcaggttaaccctttaaagcctgaaCTGTAAAATAATTGATGGAAAattcaaagtttttgtttttgaaaatggagTGTTTGTTTAACCTCctgacaattaaaaaaaaatgttattcaaaataaattttgcatgttttagttttaatttatataatatttgCTACATCTACGCACAGCAGAACTGTAGAAGAGTAAGTTAAACTATGCAACTAAAGAAAGTACATGTTGGTTTGAGGAGTTCTGCACCCACAGACACCAGTGCACTGACAAGCCATGCACATAACACATAAGAGGTTAGCTTCTcacccagaaaaaaaaaactaaaataacatgCTAGCCTGCAGTGGGTTACTAAGATATCATGAACTGTCATGATCCCACACCTCTCACACTCGGACACATGCTGTGCCTGAGTTATGCTCTCAGCTGGAAACCTTAAACTCTTTTTAACCCTGTGCTGCAGCCTTCAGAGCGGTTCGGGCTGTGCCCACCGTACGTTCAGTTGCACGTCAGGTTAAGGTGTACGGTTAAGAAGGGTTTCTGGTCAAGTCTATATTTACAACATCTGACTATCTGAGCTGCTGATTTTGGAGCTTTGTCACTGAATAGACTCAAAGTTCCTCATAGACATTCTGAAGTAATGGTCAAGTCTGATTTTgctaaaaaataagtaaataaaaatgttttgacaGTTCAGGAAGCCTTGATGTCAACAAGATTTAAAAGCCAGCTTCTGTGTTCTAGATCAAATGGAGGGCACGTTTCCATCAGAAAACACTTCGTCCACCACCTGTAACTTCTCCCTCTGCCCGACTGCTGCAACGTTATATTTCCTTCCCTCCGTCTATgcgctcctcttcctcaccgCCCTCCCAGGGAATGCACTCGCTCTCTGGGTGTTCCTGCGGTGCATCTCCAGCTTCTCCCCCATCCACATGTATCTGTGCCACCTGAGTATATCCAATGTGTTGTTGTCCATCACCACGCCCTTCCTCGCAGCCTACTATGCCGAAGGCTTGGTCTGGGGTCTGAATGATGTCCTGTGTCAGCTCGTCCTGCACGGCATTACCCCGGTGCTCCACGTTAACATCTATATAAGCTTAATGATGCTCACTTGGGTGGCCCTCAGCCGCTTTGCGTCCCTAATCCAGAACACCCACGCCTCGAGGCCCAGCGCCTGCACCACCCTGCTGCCACACACCTTCTTTGCTAGCCTCAAAAAAGTGTCCTTCGCCAACGTCgtgtgcatcactgtgtggCTAATGTCAGTGGGGAGCATAGTGCCAGTGACTGCTTATTACGCAGTGCACGAGGCTATGAACCAAACCACCAAAAGTGACAAATCAGGACGTGGGAAGGTATGCTACAGCCCTGCTGTGGAACTCGGAGGCAGTATGTCTCAAACTGCCACTGTGGTCATTACAGCCTTCTTCTTTGTTATGTACCTGCTGGTGCTGCTGTCCTACGTCACGGTGCTGAGGCATATCCGGCGCTCACGTCGCAACACACCAGTCACAACCTCCCAGAGACTGCTGAGCAGGGTGTTCCGAAACATTGTGGTCATCCAGGTGGCTATGAGTAATTTTATACTTTAAAATAATGTTATTGTTTAGTCACTTAATTCCCTCCTCTTGAGCCAAATAAATTTCCAATATACTTCAcatatttcattaaattttaaaaaaccaaCTCCACACAGGTCATTCTTTCTGTTTGCCTGCTGCCGCACCATATCTTCAAACCCATCTTCTTTTCTCTGGTCCATAAAACTCCCCTTCAATGTTCCCCCACCAAAGAAACTTCCAGCTGCCACCCATTCTCCGGCATTATCGAGGTGACTGCTTTTCATATACAGATTGAAAGTAAAAATGTCCCACAGTATGTGGAAATCTGACATGATGATGGTTTTCTTGTCCCTCTCTAGCTGAAGAACTGCCTGTTTCTTCTTGCTGCACTGAGAAGCTCAACTGACCCCATCATGTACTTTGTGCTGGACAGGACATTCCGCAATAAAACCCTCAACATTTTAAGGTGGAACCAGAAAAACTCCACAACACTGCAGGTGTTCTGCTCAGGTACAGGAAGTGCCACTCCGAAGTCCGAACAGCAGAAGGAGGAAACCGCAGTTTGTGGCACTGTGGAGTGCAGTCATGCAAGTGTTATATAGTTAATAATACTCATCTTTTGACTGCATGGGAAAGCAAACGTACTCAAGTTTCTGCTTACAAAGCAGCTCATGAAAAAACTCGAGCAGTGAGTAGGAGAAAGGTAGTGGCACAACACTTCCCTTTTCACAAGTCTGTATCATTACTACAACTCAAAGCAAGAAGTTCTTGGTCAGTTTGAGTAACACGGTCAGTTTCAACCAAATACACCAGGACTGCATTCACAGTCTAAATTTCTCTCTCGTGCAGCTTTAATCcaagttttcatttaaatgatgTCCTCGTTATGTCTGAGAGTATCTTATTACTTCACAAAGAAATCAGCATATCAGACACGCGCTGACCAAACGTTAACAGTTAAAGCTCAATGTCCTCTGTGCAGTGATCTTTTAATATCAGCACTCGCCACTGGCCACACGTGCTCTGTCCTGCTGTGCTTCAGCCATTGCTCGGCTGTGAGACTGCAGGACTGCACTAAGATAACAGAGCACCAAGAACATGTCAGACTGTCAGTCCCTGAAAACTTAAAATgtagaaatgttttttaaaaagttaagacTTTAAAAGAActgcacgcatacacacacgcatTAGTTGAACCTGAGGAATAAACTAAAGAAATTCCAAATTTCATTTTCCTGTATTATCAGGTTGGACCACCTGTGACAATGGAGCAGCCTAAAGTAGCTTTCAGTTGAATATGGATACTTTGGTTGTGGTGTTACTGTTGTTTGTGAAGCTCTGTGAATTACACTCCTTTGCTTTGTGATATCCTTACTTGTGTTTATTTGAAATGAAGTCTCAGTATATTGAAGTTAAAGTACTCTGTGCCTCCAGCTGCAttctttccctccctctctctctgtaacCGCTtctacacattcacactctggtCCTACTTACATTTCGCTACTGttgcaaagttttttttatatcatgCAATAAATATGTGTATGTCCTGTATCACTTTGTGCTCTGTCTGTTTCTATATACTCACAGCATTTTCTCAGTCCCATTCAACATACCACACAATCACACAGTGCTTATATTTATAGCTAACgttcacacactcactcagatAAATACATTAGGGGTAAAATATGTGTTTCTTGGAGGAAGCCCCACGCTCGCTCAATCCTTAAGTGAAACCTACACTGGGACGGCATGTGTCGCCACAtggggatcaaaccaccgacctaTTGACTATTGGTAGACAATAGTGTAGGTTTCACTTGAGGACTGAGCGAGCGTGGGACTTCCTCCGAGAAATTTTTAATTGTCTGACACTTCTATCTCTGCATCCTGGTAAAACTGCTACCGTCTTCTATATCAGTGTACGGTGGAACTGCATTGATTGcgacataaaaaagaaaaagtcaccaGGCAACAGTTCGGTATGCGCAGCGAGGCTCTGACAATTCAGTGTTAATTCAGTTTCGGGAAAACTTTGATGTCTTGTGTTTAGGGAAgttgcttttttaaatatgcatttaAGGTAACAACAAATAGATTTGTGCTTGTCTGCCCCTGGAGTTTACCAGCCCAGGTGCATCTAAGCAAGATTTCTGCTCAAACATTCTGGACGTTTAAATCTTTGTGTTTTAGAGGACCATTAGGAATTATGGTTTTCTCAACTTATTGAGGCTGGCTGCAAAAAAAGAAGGCAAGAAACATCTAAGATTAGTCAGTCAAGAGCTTAGAAACAACACTTCTAAACCCGAAGTGCAGCTTAGTTTTTGAATTCTTGACAAACACCTCTGACTGTTCTACGGTCatgaaaacaatttttttttaaaaaagaaaagaaaaggaaaatccaTAAGAGAAATACTGCAGCTAAAAGTAGGTTTTTACTTTTGAATCAACTCcttatttttctgttgttgctaCTATTTCTATATCTGAGATTCATCTCAAACCTTAAAGCTCCTACCCACAGTTGTATTGCTTTGTCCTTTTGGAGGTCTCTGCTGTATTCCTCTCCACGCATTTCATTTGTCTGCTCTGTTATCTATTCTGATGTTTCAGGTTTCTTTAACTTTGACATCAATAACTGTTTACATTATGTAAATACAGCACTTTTGCTATTTGCCATTTACCTATTTCTGTTTGATACCACAAACTTTGGAATTGATCTAATACTAAGTAAAGCTTATATAGGGGAGAGCAGCGTGTCATGACTTATGATAATAATTTGctaattctgaacacattttaatgatcactGTGATTTTCACTTTCCATAAAAATTAACTAATAATAATTAGTTAATACAGCAAAACCCACCGTTAAGCTTTTCATGTATTGTGAAAAAGGCTTTTTTGGagacctggaatgtaaatgtgCCCGTCTCTAAAGCACAGGCCAGGTCAgcttctgctgtttaaatgtgctactgactataaataaaacagacttAACAGTCAAAACAGAAAGACTCAGATATTTTTCGTAGTTTATTTTTGAGgtatattaaataataaaaaatgtatatgataaataaaggttttaaaGGTAGTACAGTAGATAGTATTTCATTGCAACAAAGAAATATCCTTTCAGGTGTAAACTGAAAGTACAAGTCATTACAAATACAAATTACTTAATAgtggtaaaatggtaaaatcACTCTTCTCTCTTTCTGATTCACATGCTGTGACGTGACATCATGGTGTTGCACTCGTGCATGCATGAAAATGTCTGTAGTGAGGTCCTCATGTGCAACAACAAGCGATCAGTGTTTGATGCCTGTGTGTGAAAAGTCTTTTTCAGTATTTGTGTGTCCATTGATTCTGAGGGTTTAGACTGTGCACTattgtttgtgctgatgttgtgtgagagtgtgttgaGGGAGTTTTCAAGAAGACAATGTTCTGTGAAGTGTGGCTCCTGCAGATGTGTATCCCCTGGCCCCCAGGGGCCGCAGTAGCTATTCAGACTGAAGCAGGCAGCAGAGAGTATCAGATACCCTCCAGTGTGCTCTCCCCCAAATactcacagacagacaggcacaggccagaggaaaaaaataaataagtaaataaatcaaCGCCAAAGAAACATAGCCAGGAGAGAAGGAATTCACAGTGAGTCGGGGGTGGTTGGAAGAAGAGGAAAATAACAAGTGGAGATGTGCTAAGCTCAGCTGCAGGCCATTTTTGGAGCTTTTTGCTAGCCGGAAAATAAGTGAAGGTTTTCATGTAACTGGTGACTACACCGGCTGAGATATCGCTTTTGAATTGTTAAATACTTTCTTCTACTTTATAGCTGGACACCTCACACATCTTATTTAAGCTTGCAAAGGCAAGGACTCCTTGACACATGAGTGCTAACTGGGGTCTTTCACATCTCTAAAACTCTATAAGGGGAAACAGACAGAGAAGtagcagaaaacaaaagcaaaacaacccAGTGTGGTTTAAATATAGCATGAACAGGAATTCTTGTTCTTGTTAGGTTAAAAGTGTTGTGTTGAGGAAGGCCTTCACACTGCAAAAATTCAAAATCTTAACATTTCAGTGAGATAGATGAACTTTTAGGACAGTGCATATTGGATCTGGAGAATTTTCACTTGCTCAATTGgcagatttttctttcacttattTCAAGCAAAAATATCTTTTAGTAAGTGAAAAAAATGTGCCAATGGAACAAATGAAAATTCTCCATATCCAAGATGCACTGTCTAAAACAAGTTCAAACATCTCACTGAAATGTTACTCTGTAGCTgattgtgtcttattttaagtgtcaTAAGATTTTTTTGGACTAGAAATTAGACAAATGTACTTGGTaagattttgaattttttcCATGCATAAAAGATGCACTCAGCCCGTTACTAACAGTACCACCCAGCCTTACATATTCCTGTTTTGTCGCTCATACTTGGGACATTCACAACATTGAATTTTAAGAGATTTCCCATTTCAATTACCTTTAAGGCACACACACTAACATTAGCCGTTTAACTAGTAGCAATTACATGATAGCCACATTAGCTGTAGTGGCTCGCAGACTATAGTTAGAAAAAATGAGCAATTATTGCAGGCTATATGGGACAGAAGTCGTATGGCTGACGTGTAAACTTGTAAACTTTAGCCAACCTCTGTAATAAAACACATTCCGTGATGACATAACATGATGGTCAGGACTTGTGGTCTGGTGTAATATTATGGCTGGAGGTTATTTTCGTTTTCCTGTGTATTCGTTTGTGTTTGTTATCAATTAACAGTTGAAATATATTAGCAAGAAGGGGAGCTGAAATAAATGAAGTCACACTTACTTACCCCCATTAACCCGTGGCAGCCCACTGATTGCCAATGTTATTCACATCACTCTCCCAATCATTCAGCTTCATTAGAAACGCCAGAGGTTTGCATTAGGGAGTATCAACAAAAGACCTCTGCGTGTTTTGCATCTGTATACACTTTCTGTTTACACAAGGGTGTGTGCATTGTTTGTGGGTCTCCTCAGACATTGTATTATTTCCTGTGGttttcctctgctgctgctgaggacTGTGACTGTGGTTTCTTATGCCTTTTGTGGGGCTCATGCAACATGCACTCGGACACAAAAGTGCATTACTGCCAGCAGCTTCAGGAGGTGTTCTGCTGCTAATGTCTGAAAAGTTGCGAGCTGTAGTAAAGATTGCAggggtttgttttatttaggggttttttttgcaagtCTTTAGGTTTTCGAATGCGCACCTCATACAGGAATTGCATGAAACAGTCAAAGTTCAAATGAAGCAGCTCCTATGTACTGCCATTAATACAACACCTGATGTTCCTTATATTTTAATCAGCTGTAAGGCTTAACATAAGGTGAACTTTGCAAACTAGCAGCAACCTGCAATCGTTTTATTGTCGCACTAATTTTTAATTTCTGCTGTTACTCAATTTGTGTCTATACATGTGAGAGGACGAAGGGACAggggaaagagaaaaatattttattcctgGTTGACTACACAATATTGGACTGATTCCCACTTTGTTGAAGTTGAAGGAAACCAGcgttgtttttatacatatatatggaCTGGTTGATTTAACTGATCTCCCAGCACGTTTCACGGGGGTAGGGGAAACTAAAGTCATCTCCGTTTAGattagacaaacaaacaaatgtagcTGCAAATTCATAAGAAAACCTGACAAGCACTGGGCTACTCAGAGGTGTTATTTTGCCATCATACACAGACACATTAAAAGCAGCAGTGCACGTGCCATGCATATTACTGTGCACGTTTGTGCTCAACTGTGAAACTGCAATGACTGAGTTTCATGGTCGACACCTCAAGGCCCATTGAAAGCCATTAACAAAGCCATTCACTCCACCCAtcaacacacaaacagcacTAACGACGCTGCTAATAGTCCTCCAAGTGTACCACGAAGAGGTCCGAGAGGAGAACGACCGTTTTACCTTGTAAAAACAGCTGACATTCAAGTCACTGACAAGCAGTCAGTGGGGAAATGAGTCTCCTATCAATCacacttccccattcaaatgtaGAAAGTGGTATTTGCTTCAAAGCCACCCCAAATAAAGCCGAGAATAGGGTCTAACATGTAAGCACAGTGACAGACAGATATCTGTATCACCTCAGTCTGTCTTCCAGTAAACAGGCTGAAACTAGCAACCAGTAAGCTGAGATATTTACAAAACTGTGCGTCACTGACATTTTAAGatgtttaaatgtaataatcagaatcagaataataaaacatttaaagtatTAGTGATTGCCTTGAATATATAAATGATACGATGCCATAGCAGGAAATACAAACCTGTCCTTTGAAAAGTAGCAGCCATCGCTGCCTCTAGTTTTGCTGCATTAAGAGTCGAGGTGCAAATGACCAGAAAACCCCAATAAACAATATATCATCAGATTATCACAAtaagggctgggccatatcataccgttcatggtaatactggtataatgttgggcaatgataagaaaatgaaatatcacgatagaatatgggtaaaacatgCATGcgcagtgtttttgttttcatacgcacatggaggaaaaagcatggcggcaacagagaatgagaagggcgaaagtggatcgttgaatgaaaaagatgaaccagaattggtttttaaaaatgctgcaacttcagtggtgtggaactggtttagctttcgtccctCAGATACagaacaaagcactatttttggtagcgcatgctagcgggccatCGTTATTaacgtgttttttggaaaatacggcacacttaaaatcaatcctttgatttttctgaaaatcgacagtgccccttataatccagtgtgccttatgtttgaattctggttgtgtttactgacctcgaaactaATTTATGTGGAACaaggcgctcgaaaatctgtcaaatgttttagtacgactttgctaagctacaaagctgcaccgcttgatggactgttggagcattacggctatcgtaggcaggagcctcgcggagtgatacgtactgtgcttcaacgtaatattaccgtattctGTGTGTATAACCTTTTTTTAagtttgtggatattatacgtggttatgctgaggatatcgttatcacaaattttcaaatgtatatcgtgataaatatttttggtcatatcgccctgctctaatcacAATACTTCATTCACAATCAGTGTATCCAGTGTTTGACACACTTCAGTTGAGCTGATTTAATAGAAGTTTGCTCACCTAAAGCTATCTTAGCATTgtggtgtttgtgctgttgtttaTAGTATTCCcagaatattttatttacttaataAAATATCGCTATTCGGTGTCTCCGTGCAGCACCAGACTTTATCACTTTTTACCAGAGCTTCagtaaaaacagctttaatgtggGTCTAGCGATATTACACATGCTTTTGTCAGATGTGTGTTGCCGACTACGTACTAAACAGTTGACTGAATGGCTACATTTAATCTAATGGATAGAGTTACATGCAGATAATAGCGCAGCAACATTTAAAGACACATTCACTGTTCCTATATTTTGTATTCTGAACAGACTTATCTTTACTTTCAAGATTGTCCAACATGCTGCTTTCTTTCTGCAGATATTACCCACAGGTATACATTCGAGACTTACAACACAGTAAGAAAAACTGACCTATCACAGACCACCAGAAGCTCAACAAGGGACAAGCACAAACAGAGTCTGACCGAGCACAAATTTAACTAGAAGGCTTGAAGCGTGAAGTTTGTGCAATGTTTTCTTGCAGACACACAATGTTATATGCAAGACATGGACACTATAAAATTTACAGAGGGAACACTTCCTGTTCCTTACATTCAGAAGATCTGACTGCAGATCTCACCTTAGCGCACCTGGAGAATGAAGAAATACTATTGCTGCAAACGAAGGTATAGGTCTGTGTCGGCACCACACTCTCTTTCCTCAGGTTTACATCAAAGTGTTGCTGTGTTTATGGTTTCCTCAGACGGCTCAACACAGAGCCCGGATATGCTTTGCAGATTCAACATTCAGCATGACTTTACTTCAGAACAGCTGGCTGTATAGCACAGACACCAGATATATGAACAGTCCCACAACACAAAAGTTCACCTTCAATCTTGTGCTGGCTTCTCTCTTCATCTCTCAACTTCTGCTTTCAAAGCTGACGCAGATAAACTCATCCTGCCTTGCTGTTTGCGGTGCATTTGCATGCACACAATCTGTAGCAGTGAGAGAGGccaaagacaaacacacagatccACAAAAATAGACATACAAGCGCGCTTGTGCTGCTGTCACTGGTGGAGGTCTGTGGTGAAGCAAGTGGGAAGATGAATACACAGCCATCATGGTGATTTATGAACAAGAGGATTGCGATGAATTCAGTGACTTTTATGCATGGAAAGCTGTGGCACGTTCACACTGTTCCATATTCAACAAGCACAGTTTTGTTGCCGAAGCTCTGCATGTGTATGCTCTATTTTGTTTGTGTCCCCTGTAAAGGGCATACGTCTCAGCAGTACATCTAATGAGCTGGAGACAGGGGCTCAGAGTCACTGTTAGATACTGATAACAGAAGTTTAATACTACTGTGGGACAATGTCAAAGCTGCATTTTTACCTCACTGTTCTAACACAAGGTGCCTTTTTAATATTTACTATTCATTTACTAACCATAAAGGAGTGTGGCTGGCAAGCTTCCCTCGTGATCCCAGCAGTCCACTAAGCCTGACTTAATAAAACTAAATCATCAGACTGACTAACAGGTTTGGTCTGAGTTAACTCCCTCACCAGACCAAGCATAGAGGTTTAGCCATATGCTGTAAGTTATGTAATGTATCTCTGTAACTCTGATGAAAACAGCCTCAGGGAGTTAACTGAACTGTGAGGAAGTTCtaggaattaaaaaaagaaccaGGCAAATGATATAAATTTACCAATTTAGCTGCTAACTCAACACTTATATTCAATAAGATAAGCAAGTTAAATCACTTGCAGGTTTGAGTCAGTTTATCGTGATTTTCTCGCTGGTATAGCTTGGAGCGTGGATAAGAGTCTGGCCTGTTCCAAAAATAGCCCGGCTCTAATGACAGTTGCATTATGCTAGAATTTTTTTTCAGTGACAGGATTAAAAACTTCTCAAACGTTCTCTAAACAGATTTAATAAAGGTAAAAGGTCAACACTTTTAGGGCCCCTCTAAATTCTAAGACTTAAGGGTCCAAGACTAAAATGAGGACAATTTCATACATTCGTGTCTGAGTCATAACACCGCTCAGAACTATAACAGTCTATTTCGTTACCGTATGGATTTTGGACTGCTTCGTTGCAGGGCTCAACTTTAGATGTCCAGCTGGTCCTTGGTTTCAAGTGTCAAGAGTTTCAAGAGTTATTATagtttaatattttataattcgtttttatttttatttcatttttgacttttaactgtaaattcagtttAGCTTCAGTTAGTGTCCAGAGTGAGCTTtcttgtttcagtttagttttattagATTTAGtgttaattttttattaattattaatttattaattattttatggAGGGCACATGTCAGATTCAAAGATTTAAGAAAATCAGTAAAAATATTACAATAAAACACATGAATAATGTTTTGAAAGCAGTTGCAGTCTTGTTGACATCCAGAGTCTGAATAAACATGTCCATCAATGCCTCGTcgggcagtttttttttttggtaccaaACAAGCCCATGTATTTTAGTTCACATGTAAGATTTCTGTATAAGTATCGTTAGTAATCATGTGACCATTAGCTGTTGGCTCACTGTGTATAGACACTGCTGTTGCTCCTGGGACCCATTGAAACTGCAGCTTCTGTCAGTTACAGCAGTTTCTTTCACATACATATCGGATCATCAACGACAGTGATGCCTAGTCAAGGGTCAGTCGTTGATTGAAGTTGATTGGGGCTTTTTGAGCTCTTTGTCTGGCAGTTAAAACAAGCCAGACATCATTAACATTTCAGTGCCTTTCTGCCTGCACCTGGTGGGCGTGCCATTTTAACACCTCCCCTTGTCATCCACGTTAAGGACCACAATTTACACACTACATGATTGACTACTTTTCTGCTGAACAGAGATTGTAAATGAACTCCTATTGGTTAGGTCAAGTATGGGGTATTTCAGAAGTTTACTGGAACCCACCCAGTTGAACTATATAAATGAGAGCAGATAAGCTCCTGTTATTTACCAAGCTGCCGATCGCAACATACTGTACTACAGCAGACATGGCACAAATCAGCAAGGAGGAATCCCAGGAGACTCATCTCATGAGGGCAATGAGACAAGTACACGATTTCAAGCAATATCTCGCCAGCCTGGGCATTAAAGTTTCAGTGAGAACTGCAAGGGTTCACTACAAGGAGAGACAACCCTGCCGCGAAAGTCGGTAAGTAATCAAAGGACTGAATTACTGAATGGTAGCCTGCAGAAAATAACTTttgcttttctgtttgtctaatgttttcttgtttcttatTAATATTTTACAGCAATATCTTGGCTGCCATTGATGAGATAACAAAAAGCAATGACAAGATGACTGCGCAAGACATTCAGCTAAAAATTGAGGAAGATCTGGGAGTTTCACTGAGCCTCTCCAGTGTACGCCACGCTCGACGACTCCTTGGGAGAAAAACTCCCTTCTCCCAAATGACGGAAGAGATCAACAATGACCCAAGATTACAACGAGTTCTCCAGAGGATCGAGTCTGGGGAGATTTGGGATGATAGCACAGAAGTTCCACAGCAAGACGATCGACCACAGCCGGGACGTGTCATCAAACTTCACATCTGGGGGATGATTTCACAGCATGATGCATGTCCTAAAACCATCTTACATGAAATCCTGGACAAACGCCGCTCTCAGAAACCCAACCAAGTTGCTGCTGCACGGCTGGGCCTTGACGAGGGCTTCTTTGAGGAGATGGATCTAAACCCCACTGCTGCTGCAGAGCCGTCAGCTTTAAAGCACATCAAGCTTGTTGTAATTGCAGTTGCGAAGGACAACTGAGAGCAGAGTGGAAAATTAGTTTCCACCAATTCCTATTTAGATGTACAATGTTCCCCTTCTATATACAGTgtgatattgtttttgttttactgttgtGTAATGAAACTAAATCTGAAATCGactgaaatttaaaacattGTGCAGGACACTGAACTTAAAATTGAAGAAGATTTCACCGAGTCTGTCCAGCACACATCATGCTGCCGTCTACTTGGCAGGAAGACCCCCGTCTCCGAATTGGTGGAAGAGATCAGCAAGGTTACAACAAGACGCGCGACCATATCTGGGGGATGATTTTACAACACGATGCACGTCCTGAAGCC
This window of the Maylandia zebra isolate NMK-2024a linkage group LG16, Mzebra_GT3a, whole genome shotgun sequence genome carries:
- the LOC112436100 gene encoding putative G-protein coupled receptor 82 isoform X1, yielding MEGTFPSENTSSTTCNFSLCPTAATLYFLPSVYALLFLTALPGNALALWVFLRCISSFSPIHMYLCHLSISNVLLSITTPFLAAYYAEGLVWGLNDVLCQLVLHGITPVLHVNIYISLMMLTWVALSRFASLIQNTHASRPSACTTLLPHTFFASLKKVSFANVVCITVWLMSVGSIVPVTAYYAVHEAMNQTTKSDKSGRGKVCYSPAVELGGSMSQTATVVITAFFFVMYLLVLLSYVTVLRHIRRSRRNTPVTTSQRLLSRVFRNIVVIQVILSVCLLPHHIFKPIFFSLVHKTPLQCSPTKETSSCHPFSGIIELKNCLFLLAALRSSTDPIMYFVLDRTFRNKTLNILRWNQKNSTTLQVFCSGTGSATPKSEQQKEETAVCGTVECSHASVI